The genomic segment GATGAAGCGGTTGACTTTGAATTGGTATCTAAAATTTATGATGCCTTGTATCATAACAACTCGGAGTTTACTACAAATGATATCCTATCTTTTCTGGACATTCACCCTGATCTGAAAACCATGAACACCCAACATGAACGTAATGAAGGAATGAAGAAATCGTTTGATAAGGACGCTATGTTTTTAAAATCAACAGGAGAACAATAATGTCTGAGCGGTATCGCAAATCAGAAGAGCTTCTGGAACGAGCACTAAAGACTATCCCATTGGGCTCCCAGACCTTTAGTAAGAGCAGGACACAGTATCCTTATGGTGTATCGCCTTATTTTATCACAAAGGGGAAAGGCAGTCGTGTCTGGGATATTGACGGGAATGAGTATATTGATTTTATTAATTCCCTTGCTGCTGTGACTTTGGGATACAATGACCCCGACGTGACTGCAGCAGTTCAAGCACAACTGGAAGATGGGATTATTTTTTCTCTACCCCATCCTATTGAGATGCAGGTAGCCGAAAAAATAGTTGAGATGGTGCCGTGTGCCGAGATGGTGAGATTCGGTAAAAACGGCTCAGATGCTACATCAGGGGCGATCAGGGTAGCGAGGGCATATACAGGTCGTGATCATGTGGCTGTCTGCGGTTATCACGGCTGGCAGGACTGGTATATAGGTTCTACCGCCCGTTATAAAGGTGTCCCAAAAGCAACTCGGGAACTGACACATCAATTTACTTATAACGATATAGATTCTTTGCAACGCATATTTAAAGAGTGGCCTAACCAGGTTGCTGCGGTGATCATGGAACCGATGAATACAACTGAACCAAAAGACGGCTTTCTCCATAAAGTAGCGGAGCTAACCCGCAAAAACGGTGCTGTGTTTATCTTTGATGAAACTATTACCGGTTTCAGGTTTTCAAATGGCGGCGCCCAGGAATATTTTGGTGTTATTCCAGATATGGCAACTTTCGGCAAAGGACTTGCAAATGGTTATCCTGTTTCAGCGGTTGCAGGAAAGGCAGAAATTATGCGCCAGATGGAAGAGGTCTTTTTTTCATTTACTTTTGGTGGCGAGACATTATCTCTTGCAGCCGCACTTGCAACTATGACCAAGCTCCAGAATAAGCCTGTTATTGCAGCTCTCAAAACTCAGGGAGAAAAGATCTTGACCGGTTTAAGGGAGCTGATCAATAAGCATGAAGTGAATCATATAATATCGTTTTCAGGCCTTCCAAGTTGGTCTTTCCTGAATATTAGGGATGTCGTGCCTTACACTATGTGGGAGATTAAGACACTGCTATTACAGGAGATGTTTGCAAGGCGGATATTGACATTAGGTACACACAATATGAGTTATTCACATAGTGATGAGGATATTGCATCATTACTTGCCGTTTACAATGACGTCCTGCCTGTACTTAAAGATGCGGTTAATAACAGGAAAATGGATAAACTCCTCTGTTGCAAGCCACTGGAACCTCTTTTTAAAGTGCGTTAAACTTAATGAAAATAGCTATAAGAGTTGATTCTTCATACAAAATGGGTAGCGGCCATTTGATGAGGTGTTTAACCCTTGCAGATGACCTTCATGAAAGAAGCTGCAAAGTTTCTTTCATGTGTAGAGAATTACCTGGCAATATGATTAACTATGTTGAGACAAAGGGATATAAGGTTTACCGTCTTCCATTCCTGGAAAAGGAGAAAAAAGAAGTTTCAGGAGATTTGACTCACAGTGAATGGTTAGGGGTCGACTGGCAAACGGATGCAGTAGAGACCAGGTCTGTCATTGAAAAAGACGGATGCACTGATTGGTTGCTTGTTGATCACTACGCATTGGATAGGCGATGGGAAGGACAAATGCGTCTATTCGCCACAAAGATAATGGTTATAGACGACTTGGCCGACAGGCCGCATGATTGTGATTTGCTTCTTGACCAAAACCTTCATACGGATTTTGAAAAACGTTATGATAAATTGGTTTCTCAGAACTGCAGAAAGTTGCTTGGTCCCAAGTATGCCCTTTTGAGACGGGAATTTACAGAAGCAAGAAAAACACTTAGGACGCGTGACGGTGTTGTTAGGAGAATCTTGATTTTCTTTGGCGGTGTTGACCCAACTAATGAAACAGCAAAGGCCGTTGAAGCTATTAAATTAATTGACAGGACAGATATTGATGTAGATGTTGTAGTGGGTGCGAAGAATCCTCACAAAGATCAAATCCAATCGCTCTGCTCTGAATTACCGAATGTAAACTACCAGTGTCAACTTTCAAACATGGCGGAACTCATGGCTAATGCCGATTTAGCAATTGGAGCGGGAGGGACTGCAACTTGGGAAAGATGCTGTTTAGGTTTGCCAAGCTTAGTTTCAACGCTTGCTATAAATCAAGAAACAACGATCGAAGCGATGGCTGATGAATGCCACTTGCTTTACTTTGGTAAGAGCGTAAATACGACTACAACTATGTTATCCAAATACATTGATGTGGCTATAAGCAATCCTTATTTGCTTAGGTCGATATCTAAAAAGAACTTATCACTCGTTGATGGCCGAGGCTATGAAAGAGTTATCAAACATTTAACGCCTGCCTCTATTGAGTTACGGTTAGCGTTAAAATCCGATTGCAAAAAGATCTATGATTGGAGAAATGCTGAAGAGACTCGAAAAGTTTCTTTTATATCATCAACAATTAAGTGGGAAGAGCATCTCAAGTGGTTTGAAGCTACTCTAAACAATCCCAATAAAGTATTATTAATTGGTGAGATAGAAGGAGAACCGATTGGAGTTATACGTTATGATATTGATAATGAAAGTGCAGGAATTTCAGTTTACCTTATGCCTGGAAAATACGGACACGGCTATGGACCAAAATTGATTGAAACCGGAAGCAGATGGTTGTTACAAGAACATCCAAAAATAAAAGTAGTTTGTGCTGAAATACTTAAAACAAATATGGTTTCAACGAAAGCTTTTATTGATGCAGGATTTGAAGAATACGCAAATATTTTAACGAAAAATTTAAACTAATGGATGATGGTATAAAATCTATTGCTATTTCCAGTCGCTTGATAGGAAGGGAGCATCCCCCTTTCATCATTGCCGAGATGTCCGGCAATCACAATCAATCTTTTGATCGGGCACTTGAGATTGTGGAAGCGGCAGCTGGAGCAGGTGCTCATGCTTTGAAGATTCAGACCTATACCGCTGACACAATAACATTGGATTTGGATGAGGGAGAGTTTTTTATTTCTGATCCAAATAGCGTGTGGAAAGGGAAATCTCTATATAAACTTTATCAGGAAGCCTATACACCCTGGGAGTGGCATAAGCCGATATTTGACCGCTGTAAAGAGCTTGGAATGATTGCCTTCAGTACTCCATTTGATGAAACTGCCGTTGACTTTCTGGAAAGTCTTGATGTGCCGTGTTACAAGATTGCCTCATTTGAAAATACAGACATTCCTTTGATTCGGAAGGTCGCGTTCACTGGAAAACCAATGATTATTTCCACAGGCATGGCAACGGTCGCAGAATTAGATGAAACTGTGAGATGTGCCAGAGAAGCAGGTTGCAAGGACATTATTCTGCTTAAATGCACCAGTACGTATCCTGCAACTCCTGAAAATACGAATATCCGTACAATCCCCCACATTCGCGATCTGTTTCAAGCCGAGGTTGGTTTGTCTGATCATACTATGGGGATAGGAGTTTCTGTCGCAAGCATTTCATTAGGGGCTACTGTAATAGAAAAGCATATTACTCTTAGTCGTGCCGACGGTGGGGTCGATTCTGCATTTTCTATAGAGCCGGACGAGTTTAGACAATTAGTTATGGAAACCGAGCGGGCATGGCAGGCACTTGGGAAAATCGCTTATGGCCCCACAGAGAACGAAAGGGCATCGATGCGATATCGTCGCTCTCTTTATGTTGCCGAGGATATGAAAAAAGGGGCAGTTTTTACGAGAGATAATTTGCGAATCATTAGGCCTGGGTATGGTTTGCCTCCAAGATATTACGAAATCATACTTGGTAAGTATATAAAAATGGACGCAAATAAAGGCGCGCCAGTAACGTGGGATATGATCTAATAGTGTCGCGGTTCTTTCTTCACTGATTATTGGTGTTCAGGTAGCCAAATATAATTTAGTGTGTCGTAGGAAAATAATAAAGGAGATTACTTTTGAAAGTACTTTTCATTTATTTTAATAAAGAATTTCGTCCTCGAGTACCCTATTCGTTATCTCTATTGGAAACCATAGTGAGAAACGAAGGGCACAAAACGGAGGTCTTTGATACGTCTTTTTATCTTGATTTCATTGATCCTTGGGAATTTAATCATTTAAAGGCTGGTATTTGGAAGGTAGTAGATAATTTATCCATAGAACCTAAACCAACTAATCCCTATGTAGACTTAAAAGAAAGGGTTCATAAATTTAACCCAGATTTGTTAGCATTCTCATTCTATGCTACCAACGTAGAAATACAAAGAAAGCTTTTAGAACCTTTCAAGAAAGATTTTCCAGAAATCAAGATCCTTGCAGGAGGTGTCCAGGTTTGTCTTAACCCTGAGGAAAGTATAAAAGAGCCGTATATTGATATGATATGTTATGGTGAGGGTGAAGAATTTATAATAGAAGTATGTACTAAAATGGAAAGAGGAGAAAAGTTAGAAGGCATTAAAGGACTTTGGCTCAAGAAAGGTAATGAAGTCATTCGTAACGGTATAACTAATAAGGTAGATATCAACAAACTTCCAACATTAAATTTAGATTCATATGATCCCATACAGATCAACGGATTATATGAAGGTCGTGCCTATAGGATGGGACATGTTGAAACTACAAGAGGCTGTCCTTATAATTGCAGTTATTGTGGTTCTGGAAC from the Nitrospirota bacterium genome contains:
- a CDS encoding aminotransferase class III-fold pyridoxal phosphate-dependent enzyme, with product MSERYRKSEELLERALKTIPLGSQTFSKSRTQYPYGVSPYFITKGKGSRVWDIDGNEYIDFINSLAAVTLGYNDPDVTAAVQAQLEDGIIFSLPHPIEMQVAEKIVEMVPCAEMVRFGKNGSDATSGAIRVARAYTGRDHVAVCGYHGWQDWYIGSTARYKGVPKATRELTHQFTYNDIDSLQRIFKEWPNQVAAVIMEPMNTTEPKDGFLHKVAELTRKNGAVFIFDETITGFRFSNGGAQEYFGVIPDMATFGKGLANGYPVSAVAGKAEIMRQMEEVFFSFTFGGETLSLAAALATMTKLQNKPVIAALKTQGEKILTGLRELINKHEVNHIISFSGLPSWSFLNIRDVVPYTMWEIKTLLLQEMFARRILTLGTHNMSYSHSDEDIASLLAVYNDVLPVLKDAVNNRKMDKLLCCKPLEPLFKVR
- the pseG gene encoding UDP-2,4-diacetamido-2,4,6-trideoxy-beta-L-altropyranose hydrolase is translated as MKIAIRVDSSYKMGSGHLMRCLTLADDLHERSCKVSFMCRELPGNMINYVETKGYKVYRLPFLEKEKKEVSGDLTHSEWLGVDWQTDAVETRSVIEKDGCTDWLLVDHYALDRRWEGQMRLFATKIMVIDDLADRPHDCDLLLDQNLHTDFEKRYDKLVSQNCRKLLGPKYALLRREFTEARKTLRTRDGVVRRILIFFGGVDPTNETAKAVEAIKLIDRTDIDVDVVVGAKNPHKDQIQSLCSELPNVNYQCQLSNMAELMANADLAIGAGGTATWERCCLGLPSLVSTLAINQETTIEAMADECHLLYFGKSVNTTTTMLSKYIDVAISNPYLLRSISKKNLSLVDGRGYERVIKHLTPASIELRLALKSDCKKIYDWRNAEETRKVSFISSTIKWEEHLKWFEATLNNPNKVLLIGEIEGEPIGVIRYDIDNESAGISVYLMPGKYGHGYGPKLIETGSRWLLQEHPKIKVVCAEILKTNMVSTKAFIDAGFEEYANILTKNLN
- the pseI gene encoding pseudaminic acid synthase, which encodes MKSIAISSRLIGREHPPFIIAEMSGNHNQSFDRALEIVEAAAGAGAHALKIQTYTADTITLDLDEGEFFISDPNSVWKGKSLYKLYQEAYTPWEWHKPIFDRCKELGMIAFSTPFDETAVDFLESLDVPCYKIASFENTDIPLIRKVAFTGKPMIISTGMATVAELDETVRCAREAGCKDIILLKCTSTYPATPENTNIRTIPHIRDLFQAEVGLSDHTMGIGVSVASISLGATVIEKHITLSRADGGVDSAFSIEPDEFRQLVMETERAWQALGKIAYGPTENERASMRYRRSLYVAEDMKKGAVFTRDNLRIIRPGYGLPPRYYEIILGKYIKMDANKGAPVTWDMI